From Endozoicomonas sp. 8E, the proteins below share one genomic window:
- a CDS encoding ISAs1 family transposase codes for MPDPRQAAKCTHILGEVVFMTILGLLCGADNWDSIAQCAECKEDWLSKYLELPGGIPSHDTFNRIYALLDPEEFRDLFTGWVKDRLIDTPLSGVVAIDGKTVRSSRDKSSSAIHMVNAWSTEAGISLGQHKVESKPNEITAVPELLDRLAIESCTVTADAMSCQKSIASKILKARADSLLAVKNNQRKLYGELDRHFVSYWENNPTDSPESPRYSEQLDACCCVLITTCFFITRWL; via the coding sequence TTGCCAGACCCCAGACAAGCCGCCAAATGCACCCATATCCTTGGGGAAGTCGTTTTCATGACCATTCTTGGACTCCTTTGCGGAGCTGACAACTGGGACAGTATTGCCCAGTGTGCCGAATGCAAAGAAGATTGGCTCAGCAAGTATCTCGAATTACCCGGAGGCATTCCATCGCACGACACATTTAACAGGATTTACGCACTTCTTGATCCGGAAGAATTTCGTGACCTCTTTACCGGCTGGGTCAAAGATAGGTTGATTGATACGCCACTATCGGGTGTTGTTGCTATTGATGGCAAGACAGTTCGTAGCTCTCGGGATAAATCATCCAGTGCTATTCACATGGTTAATGCCTGGTCTACAGAAGCGGGTATCAGCCTCGGCCAGCATAAAGTCGAGAGTAAGCCTAATGAGATTACTGCGGTACCCGAGCTGTTAGACAGACTGGCTATTGAAAGTTGCACTGTGACTGCTGACGCCATGAGCTGTCAAAAGAGTATTGCCAGTAAAATCCTTAAAGCCAGGGCGGACTCCCTGTTGGCTGTGAAAAATAACCAGCGCAAGCTCTATGGTGAACTGGATCGCCATTTTGTCAGCTACTGGGAGAATAATCCAACTGACAGCCCGGAGTCGCCCCGTTATAGTGAGCAGCTCGACGCTTGCTGCTGCGTTCTGATAACAACGTGCTTTTTCATCACCAGATGGCTGTGA
- a CDS encoding phage integrase N-terminal SAM-like domain-containing protein, producing the protein MVADCHIFLKKTVLCGGYMRLQERFQIAIRFTGFSLSIERAYWGWIKCFVRFQKISRRDLLTSDNVRDFHSHLVMKKHVVIRTQQQASSCSL; encoded by the coding sequence ATGGTTGCAGATTGCCATATTTTCCTGAAAAAAACAGTGTTATGCGGAGGTTATATGAGATTACAAGAAAGGTTTCAAATTGCTATTCGGTTTACTGGTTTCTCCCTGTCTATTGAGCGCGCTTACTGGGGCTGGATTAAGTGCTTTGTAAGATTTCAGAAAATAAGTCGTCGAGATTTATTAACGAGTGATAATGTTCGTGATTTTCACAGCCATCTGGTGATGAAAAAGCACGTTGTTATCAGAACGCAGCAGCAAGCGTCGAGCTGCTCACTATAA
- a CDS encoding NIPSNAP family protein, which translates to MISCHIKYVIDPKKVKEFETYARLWIPLVKKFGGIHHGYFLPSEGANNIAYAVFSFSSLAEYEQYRIKSFQDNECISAFKYAEETDCVIRVERSFLKPVLNQSGS; encoded by the coding sequence ATGATTTCATGTCATATTAAATATGTTATTGATCCGAAGAAAGTCAAAGAGTTTGAAACCTATGCAAGATTATGGATTCCTTTGGTAAAGAAATTTGGTGGTATACATCATGGTTATTTTCTACCAAGTGAAGGTGCAAATAATATTGCGTACGCAGTGTTTTCTTTTTCCAGTTTGGCTGAGTACGAGCAGTACAGAATAAAGTCGTTTCAAGACAATGAGTGTATATCAGCCTTCAAATACGCTGAGGAAACCGACTGTGTCATCCGTGTTGAAAGAAGTTTTTTAAAGCCAGTCCTAAATCAATCCGGCTCATAA
- a CDS encoding group II intron maturase-specific domain-containing protein, with the protein MSWELKLAGYIRGWMDYFRITEYYHPIPQLDQWIRRPSVAVL; encoded by the coding sequence ATGAGTTGGGAGTTAAAGCTTGCCGGATATATCCGTGGCTGGATGGATTATTTCAGAATAACCGAATATTACCACCCCATACCGCAACTGGATCAATGGATACGTCGGCCATCCGTTGCTGTTTTATGA
- the gcvA gene encoding transcriptional regulator GcvA — MKKRLPPLNWLRSFEASARLLSFTHAANELNLTQAAVSQQVKGLEYQLGVALFKRLPRGLEMTEAGMAYLPAVHEAVSSLAVATEELFGQGRDRLLTVRVNLVFFTTWLAPRMGRFKEEFPEIGIRFTSNIWAEDKDREADLEIRYGRGDWPGLKADCLTEDELFPVCSPELAKGLPLPECPEQLTDHTLLHVIGYEEGWGYWFKQLDYEFSENSSGMQFDTLITALEMAKYGQGFALGRTSLVAGMLASGELVAPLPQKITASEGFYLTSPSRQYMHPKAEMFRSWVLEESRKSKVSSSTSQLNKDTKAANTEN; from the coding sequence ATGAAAAAGCGACTACCCCCTTTGAACTGGTTGCGCTCCTTTGAGGCGTCTGCTCGCCTGCTCAGCTTTACTCATGCAGCCAATGAATTGAATCTTACCCAGGCTGCGGTCAGCCAACAGGTTAAAGGTCTTGAGTATCAGCTTGGAGTAGCCCTGTTCAAAAGGCTTCCCCGTGGGCTGGAAATGACGGAAGCCGGTATGGCTTATCTTCCTGCTGTTCATGAAGCAGTCAGCTCGCTGGCCGTGGCTACGGAAGAGCTGTTTGGCCAGGGCAGGGACAGATTGTTGACTGTCAGGGTCAACCTGGTGTTCTTTACGACCTGGCTGGCTCCCAGAATGGGCCGTTTCAAGGAAGAGTTTCCTGAGATCGGAATACGTTTTACCAGTAATATCTGGGCAGAGGACAAGGACAGAGAGGCGGACCTTGAAATACGTTATGGCCGGGGCGACTGGCCGGGGCTGAAGGCTGATTGTTTAACTGAGGACGAGCTCTTCCCTGTTTGCAGTCCGGAGTTGGCCAAGGGGCTGCCACTGCCTGAGTGTCCGGAACAGCTAACAGATCATACCTTGTTGCATGTTATTGGCTACGAAGAAGGCTGGGGGTACTGGTTCAAGCAGTTGGATTATGAATTCAGTGAAAACTCTTCAGGCATGCAGTTTGATACCCTGATTACAGCACTGGAAATGGCGAAATATGGTCAGGGTTTTGCACTCGGCCGGACGTCACTCGTCGCGGGAATGTTGGCCAGTGGTGAGCTGGTGGCACCATTGCCACAAAAAATCACGGCTTCTGAGGGATTCTATCTCACTTCTCCTTCTCGCCAGTACATGCATCCCAAGGCAGAAATGTTCAGAAGCTGGGTTCTGGAAGAGAGCCGGAAAAGCAAAGTTTCGTCATCAACGAGTCAGCTTAATAAGGATACGAAGGCAGCAAATACTGAAAACTGA
- a CDS encoding CoA-acylating methylmalonate-semialdehyde dehydrogenase yields MNTVAHLINGNEVNDDVRHQPVYNPATGQAEKQVALASKATVEEAVAAAEAAFPAWRNTPPIKRSRIMFRFKELLEQNAERICELIGQEHGKISHDAMGELQRGIENVEYACGAPELLKGEHSRNAGPGIDSWSEFQPLGVVAGITPFNFPVMVPLWMYPMAIVCGNTFVLKPSERVPSSTLFVAQLLHEAGLPAGVMNVVNGDKEAVDTLLHDERVEAISFVGSTPIAEYIYTTATAKGKRCQALGGAKNHAIVMPDADMDNAVNQLLGAAFGSSGERCMALSVAVAVGDDAANHLVGKLAEAMQSLKVGAYSDSSNDFGPVITRQHQEKVVGFIDSAEEQGAEIVVDGRQPDVSDYQEGYFVGGTLIDKVTPEMTSYQNEIFGPVLQVVRVNSMQEAMDLIDCHEYGNGTCIFTRDGEAARYFSDHIRVGMVGINVPLPVPVAYHSFGGWKRSLFGDLHAYGPDALRFYTRRKTITQRWPSAGVRENVQFSMPTMK; encoded by the coding sequence ATGAACACAGTTGCTCACCTTATCAATGGTAACGAAGTCAATGATGATGTTCGTCATCAGCCGGTTTATAACCCGGCAACGGGTCAGGCTGAAAAGCAGGTTGCTCTGGCTTCAAAAGCTACGGTAGAAGAAGCTGTTGCCGCCGCAGAAGCAGCTTTCCCTGCCTGGAGGAACACACCTCCCATCAAGCGTTCCCGCATCATGTTCCGGTTCAAGGAACTGCTCGAACAAAATGCCGAACGTATCTGTGAATTGATTGGCCAGGAGCACGGCAAGATTTCTCATGATGCCATGGGGGAGCTGCAGCGTGGTATTGAAAACGTTGAGTATGCCTGCGGTGCGCCAGAGCTGCTAAAGGGAGAGCACAGTCGGAATGCCGGACCAGGCATTGATTCCTGGAGTGAGTTCCAGCCTCTGGGGGTTGTCGCCGGGATCACTCCCTTCAATTTCCCGGTCATGGTGCCTCTCTGGATGTACCCGATGGCCATTGTCTGCGGCAATACCTTTGTTTTGAAGCCTTCCGAGCGGGTGCCAAGTTCAACCCTTTTCGTGGCTCAACTGCTGCACGAAGCTGGTCTGCCTGCAGGTGTCATGAATGTTGTCAATGGTGATAAGGAAGCTGTGGATACTCTACTCCATGATGAAAGGGTCGAGGCTATCAGCTTTGTTGGATCGACTCCTATCGCTGAGTATATCTACACGACAGCGACAGCTAAAGGCAAAAGATGCCAGGCATTGGGTGGTGCCAAGAACCATGCGATCGTAATGCCTGATGCTGATATGGATAATGCTGTTAATCAGCTGCTTGGTGCAGCTTTTGGTTCCTCCGGCGAGCGCTGCATGGCATTGTCTGTAGCCGTTGCCGTGGGTGATGATGCGGCCAACCATTTGGTAGGCAAGCTGGCTGAAGCCATGCAGTCCCTGAAAGTCGGTGCTTACAGTGATAGTTCCAATGATTTTGGACCGGTTATTACCCGACAGCATCAGGAAAAAGTAGTCGGTTTCATTGACAGTGCCGAAGAACAGGGAGCCGAGATTGTAGTTGATGGACGCCAGCCAGATGTTTCTGATTATCAGGAAGGTTACTTTGTCGGTGGCACTCTTATTGACAAGGTAACGCCAGAAATGACCAGCTATCAGAATGAGATCTTTGGCCCTGTTCTGCAGGTTGTTCGAGTCAACAGTATGCAGGAAGCCATGGATCTGATTGATTGTCATGAATACGGTAATGGTACTTGCATCTTTACCCGGGATGGGGAAGCCGCTCGTTATTTCTCCGATCACATCAGGGTGGGAATGGTTGGTATCAATGTGCCTTTACCAGTGCCAGTGGCCTATCATAGCTTTGGTGGCTGGAAGCGCTCACTCTTTGGTGATCTCCATGCATATGGTCCGGATGCGTTGCGTTTTTATACACGTCGCAAGACCATTACCCAGCGCTGGCCTTCGGCGGGTGTTCGGGAAAATGTCCAGTTTTCCATGCCTACTATGAAGTAG
- a CDS encoding iron-containing alcohol dehydrogenase — MSTRVILPRIMQLGSGASLALPDVLASLSCAKPLIISDAMMVQLGYVRALQDCLTENDIESSVFADTVPEPTVGSIQTGVEMARQGNYDCIVALGGGSPIDSAKAIAVLSCHGGEMRDYKFPRIMDQPGMPVIAIPTTAGTGSEATRVTIITDETCDEKMLCVGAAYMPTAALVDYNLTLSVPARTTADTGIDALTHAMEAYVSKKASLYSDSQALEAMRLIAPNLRTAYHNGSDEKAREAMMLGSTLAGVAFSNASVALVHGMSRPIGAFFHVPHGLSNAMLLPAVTEYSIPAAPDRYADCARAMGVAEQVDSDETANQKLLIELKALNDELSVPGPQEFGIDKDAFFEVLDTMAVQALASGSPANNPRVPDAEEIKAIYQRLWD, encoded by the coding sequence ATGTCTACACGAGTGATTTTGCCCCGCATCATGCAGTTGGGGTCAGGGGCTAGCCTGGCTCTTCCTGATGTTTTGGCTAGTTTGAGTTGTGCAAAGCCTCTCATTATTTCTGATGCCATGATGGTTCAGCTAGGTTATGTCCGGGCATTGCAAGACTGTCTAACAGAAAACGACATTGAGTCCAGTGTTTTTGCAGATACTGTACCGGAGCCCACCGTCGGCTCGATTCAGACGGGTGTTGAAATGGCCAGGCAAGGAAACTACGACTGTATTGTTGCTCTGGGTGGAGGTAGTCCTATCGACAGCGCCAAGGCAATAGCTGTTCTCTCATGCCATGGCGGTGAAATGCGGGATTATAAGTTCCCGAGGATCATGGATCAGCCCGGAATGCCTGTGATTGCCATACCTACTACAGCCGGCACGGGTTCTGAGGCCACGCGAGTAACCATTATCACAGATGAGACCTGTGATGAAAAAATGCTCTGTGTCGGAGCCGCTTATATGCCCACAGCAGCACTGGTGGACTACAACCTTACATTGAGTGTACCTGCCCGAACGACAGCAGATACAGGTATTGATGCACTGACCCATGCCATGGAGGCCTATGTCAGTAAAAAAGCCAGCTTGTACAGTGATAGCCAGGCTCTGGAAGCCATGCGCCTGATTGCACCGAATTTGCGTACTGCCTACCACAATGGCAGTGATGAAAAAGCCCGCGAAGCCATGATGCTGGGCTCAACCTTGGCGGGTGTCGCCTTTTCTAATGCATCGGTAGCTCTGGTCCATGGAATGAGCAGACCTATTGGAGCTTTTTTTCATGTTCCCCACGGCTTGTCCAATGCCATGCTATTACCGGCTGTCACTGAGTATTCTATTCCTGCTGCGCCCGATCGTTATGCTGACTGTGCGCGGGCAATGGGCGTTGCCGAACAGGTAGACAGTGATGAAACGGCAAACCAAAAGCTGTTGATCGAACTGAAAGCTCTGAATGATGAGCTTTCAGTTCCCGGGCCGCAGGAATTTGGCATTGATAAAGATGCATTTTTTGAAGTGCTGGACACCATGGCAGTGCAAGCACTGGCATCCGGATCACCTGCTAATAATCCCAGGGTGCCTGACGCAGAAGAGATTAAAGCTATTTACCAGCGGCTCTGGGACTGA
- a CDS encoding BCCT family transporter has product MNNNTMSYAGWLAGANPVMAVGSALLVLAFIVFTVADPEYADGIYTAAKNFIASDLGWYYIGIMSFFLFFSVWLVFSRFGDIRLGSDDDRPEFSHFAWFSMLFGAGIGIGILFWSIAEPIYHFQSNPFISEDEAMTVEAAQIAMRISIFHWGLHGWGLFSVTGLILAYFAYRKGLPITIRSSLYPIFGDRIYGPIGHAADLLAVFGTVFGIATSLGLGAQQMNAGLGYLLGIEVSTTNQVILIAVISVVATLSVLTGLNKGIRILSVFNMHLTIVILGLFVIFGPTAYLLGAFFTNTGDYLLNAVSLGLWVDPEPEAQWQGWWTIFYWGWWIAWGPFVSMFIARISKGRTIREFILGVLVAPTTLAAFWITIFGNSAFYLELYGDGGVTEAVNKDITTALFTTLKLLIESELMSLLMACICTYMLVTYFVTSGDSATLVICTLVSMGNDNPPARFRVFWGLVIGASAAVLLYSGGLKALQTASIVAALPFSIILLLATYGLIKSLREEALPAEEGYRVSMARDGRS; this is encoded by the coding sequence ATGAATAATAATACCATGTCGTATGCTGGTTGGCTTGCGGGAGCCAATCCAGTGATGGCCGTTGGTTCCGCTTTACTGGTTCTTGCATTTATTGTTTTTACCGTTGCCGATCCTGAATATGCCGATGGCATTTATACGGCGGCGAAAAACTTTATTGCTTCGGATCTGGGTTGGTATTACATAGGGATAATGTCGTTTTTCCTGTTTTTTTCCGTCTGGCTGGTGTTCAGCCGCTTCGGCGATATTCGCCTGGGCAGTGATGATGATAGACCGGAGTTCAGTCATTTCGCCTGGTTTTCCATGTTATTTGGTGCTGGCATTGGTATTGGTATCCTGTTCTGGAGCATTGCCGAACCGATTTACCACTTTCAAAGCAATCCCTTCATCAGCGAAGACGAGGCCATGACGGTCGAAGCGGCTCAGATTGCCATGAGAATCTCGATTTTTCACTGGGGTTTGCATGGTTGGGGGCTGTTTTCTGTGACTGGACTGATTCTGGCCTATTTTGCCTATCGTAAAGGGCTTCCCATTACTATTCGCTCGAGTCTTTACCCTATCTTCGGTGACAGGATTTATGGTCCTATCGGTCATGCAGCTGACTTACTGGCAGTATTTGGAACAGTTTTCGGTATAGCTACTTCGCTGGGACTGGGCGCACAACAAATGAATGCCGGGTTGGGCTATCTTCTGGGTATAGAAGTGTCGACCACCAATCAGGTGATCCTGATCGCAGTTATTTCGGTAGTGGCAACTCTTTCAGTACTGACCGGGTTGAACAAAGGCATTCGTATCCTGAGTGTTTTCAATATGCATCTGACCATAGTCATTTTGGGCCTGTTCGTCATCTTTGGCCCAACTGCCTATCTGCTGGGTGCATTCTTTACCAATACCGGTGACTATCTGTTGAATGCTGTTTCCCTGGGGTTGTGGGTTGATCCAGAGCCAGAGGCTCAATGGCAGGGATGGTGGACCATCTTTTATTGGGGCTGGTGGATTGCCTGGGGTCCTTTTGTCAGCATGTTTATTGCTCGTATCTCCAAGGGCCGGACCATTCGTGAATTTATTCTTGGTGTTCTCGTGGCACCTACGACACTGGCAGCCTTCTGGATCACTATATTTGGTAACAGTGCCTTCTATCTCGAGCTTTATGGCGATGGCGGTGTCACGGAGGCTGTGAACAAAGATATCACTACTGCGTTATTTACCACCCTGAAACTGCTCATTGAAAGTGAGTTGATGTCTTTATTGATGGCATGCATCTGCACCTATATGTTGGTGACTTATTTTGTTACCTCCGGGGACTCGGCGACGCTTGTGATCTGTACCCTGGTTTCCATGGGGAATGACAATCCACCTGCCCGATTCAGAGTGTTCTGGGGACTGGTGATTGGTGCCTCGGCAGCCGTTCTGCTGTACTCCGGTGGTCTTAAGGCTCTTCAAACAGCTTCTATCGTCGCGGCCCTGCCATTCTCGATCATTCTGCTTCTTGCCACTTATGGACTTATCAAGTCCCTGCGCGAGGAGGCTTTACCAGCTGAAGAGGGTTACAGGGTGTCCATGGCAAGAGACGGGCGTTCCTGA
- a CDS encoding CoA transferase: MHYKNKLPLNGVRVIDFGQQIAGPAVAMALADLGATVVHIDPPEGPQWDHPANAVLNRNKLCLKLDLKTESGLLRALSLIEKADILIESFRPDVMKRLGIDFQQLRESRPDLITLSIPGFASNDQLRREWKATEAVVAATAGAFTDMGFNRILMGLNPSFSPLPLASSYATSLAASSVVLALTAREKTGRGDHIEVPIIAAMMEGLSYNSYVVEGLPERYKTMREHEIGHRKSNNIPMDLSYKELQEYLDPFYRTYECADGRMFYCVCPSHRNHARRCLEALGIYEELLAEGLPNVEDLHLPVREWDGETSIGVYPLPKKWADIISAKMKQVFLTKTSQEWGEIFGEGQIPGAPHRTTGEWVNDEHTNQSGLIVEVNDPVYGLMKQPGPIAWLEEFAEQMVTPTPRKNVCYEDALFELNTVTDENDQNRFAVRRQQKAPVHWLDGLRILDLTNVIAGPHSTAFMARFGAEVIKLDPVNPLYDPLIGTLFTFQTGVGKRSALVNILSEEGRQVFNKLVKSVDIVVINAPERQMKPLGLDHKSLQAINPGVLFCRLDCLGGPLPGPKTNYIGYDDIIQANSGIMSRFGGRETPEEHAHLGTLDVNCGFTGGLAMAVALFHRQKTGQPTRARTSLSAVTNLAQIPFAFDYRGRAAFNEPSGRQALGYNALSHFYETQEGWIYLDSNDTELGKLDQVEGLKGILTADNLSDYLTEAFKTAPALYWKSSLDKVDVASAIPQAIEHLREQYSRVADGKAGTDLGSFAFSIYPDHPSGHKITQIDHYSIRPTESVIAAATPTERFGHSTRELLAEMGYDSESVESMIERGIVGTGWGKEFLPS, from the coding sequence ATGCACTATAAAAATAAATTACCATTAAATGGTGTCAGGGTTATTGATTTTGGTCAGCAGATTGCTGGGCCGGCTGTTGCCATGGCACTGGCCGATCTGGGTGCAACCGTTGTCCATATCGATCCACCGGAAGGTCCTCAATGGGACCATCCCGCCAATGCCGTTCTAAATAGAAACAAACTCTGCCTGAAGCTTGACCTTAAAACTGAGTCCGGCTTGCTCCGGGCACTGTCATTGATTGAAAAAGCCGATATCCTCATTGAGAGTTTCAGACCCGACGTTATGAAACGTCTGGGCATTGATTTTCAGCAATTGAGAGAATCGCGCCCGGATCTGATCACACTGTCAATTCCCGGCTTTGCCAGTAATGATCAGTTGAGAAGGGAATGGAAAGCCACTGAAGCAGTTGTTGCAGCAACTGCTGGAGCTTTCACGGACATGGGATTCAACCGCATTCTGATGGGTTTGAACCCAAGCTTTTCTCCTCTGCCGCTGGCGTCTTCCTACGCCACATCTCTGGCAGCCAGTTCAGTGGTTCTGGCGCTCACCGCACGTGAGAAAACCGGTAGAGGTGATCACATTGAAGTTCCTATAATTGCTGCCATGATGGAAGGCCTCTCCTATAACTCTTACGTTGTCGAAGGATTACCAGAGCGTTACAAAACCATGCGCGAGCATGAAATTGGGCATCGCAAGAGCAACAACATTCCCATGGATCTCAGTTACAAAGAGCTTCAGGAGTACCTGGACCCCTTCTACCGGACCTATGAATGCGCCGATGGCCGAATGTTCTACTGTGTATGCCCATCCCACCGTAATCATGCCCGCCGGTGCCTGGAGGCTCTGGGTATTTATGAAGAACTGCTGGCTGAGGGACTACCAAATGTTGAAGACCTGCACCTGCCAGTCAGAGAGTGGGATGGTGAAACGTCCATAGGCGTCTATCCATTACCGAAGAAATGGGCTGACATCATTTCAGCCAAAATGAAACAAGTATTCCTGACCAAAACCTCGCAAGAGTGGGGGGAGATTTTCGGTGAAGGACAGATTCCAGGTGCTCCTCACAGAACAACCGGGGAATGGGTGAATGATGAGCACACCAACCAGTCTGGCCTGATCGTTGAGGTTAATGATCCCGTCTATGGTCTGATGAAACAACCTGGCCCCATTGCCTGGCTCGAAGAGTTTGCCGAGCAGATGGTTACACCCACTCCGCGCAAGAATGTCTGCTATGAAGACGCTCTCTTTGAACTGAATACAGTCACAGATGAAAATGACCAGAACCGGTTTGCCGTTCGCAGACAGCAGAAAGCTCCCGTTCACTGGTTGGACGGACTGCGCATTCTTGATCTGACCAATGTTATTGCCGGACCACACTCTACAGCCTTTATGGCTCGCTTTGGTGCTGAAGTTATTAAGCTGGACCCGGTCAACCCGCTTTATGATCCTCTGATTGGTACTCTTTTTACTTTTCAGACAGGCGTTGGTAAACGCAGTGCTCTAGTCAACATCCTGTCTGAGGAAGGGCGTCAGGTATTCAACAAACTGGTCAAGTCAGTGGATATAGTTGTTATCAATGCTCCTGAACGCCAAATGAAGCCTCTGGGTCTGGACCACAAATCATTACAAGCCATTAACCCGGGCGTTCTCTTCTGTCGTCTGGATTGTTTAGGCGGTCCATTGCCCGGACCAAAAACCAATTACATTGGTTATGACGACATCATTCAGGCCAACAGTGGCATCATGAGTCGCTTCGGTGGCCGTGAGACTCCGGAAGAACACGCCCACCTCGGCACTCTGGACGTAAACTGCGGTTTCACCGGCGGACTGGCCATGGCGGTCGCTCTCTTCCACCGCCAGAAAACAGGTCAGCCTACCCGGGCAAGAACATCATTGTCTGCGGTAACCAACCTGGCACAGATTCCCTTTGCCTTTGACTACCGGGGAAGAGCTGCGTTTAATGAGCCTTCAGGTCGACAGGCCCTGGGCTATAACGCCCTGTCTCACTTCTATGAAACACAGGAAGGGTGGATTTATCTGGACAGCAATGATACCGAACTCGGCAAACTGGATCAGGTAGAAGGTCTCAAAGGTATATTAACTGCTGACAATCTCTCAGATTATCTGACAGAAGCCTTTAAAACAGCTCCAGCCCTTTACTGGAAGTCCTCACTGGACAAGGTAGATGTAGCTTCGGCCATTCCACAGGCTATTGAACATCTCAGAGAGCAATACAGCCGTGTTGCTGATGGTAAAGCAGGTACCGACCTGGGCAGCTTTGCCTTCTCGATCTATCCTGATCATCCCAGCGGCCACAAGATCACACAGATCGACCATTATTCCATTAGACCCACTGAGTCAGTTATCGCAGCCGCCACGCCTACTGAAAGGTTTGGTCATTCAACAAGAGAATTGTTAGCTGAAATGGGCTACGACAGTGAATCTGTTGAGTCAATGATTGAGCGTGGAATTGTCGGTACTGGCTGGGGCAAGGAGTTCCTTCCGAGCTGA
- a CDS encoding lytic polysaccharide monooxygenase: MIKTSFVGVASLATAVFSSMAIGHGWTEFPKARQTICADDGGYWGNQDGSTIPNTACRAAFLESGTYPFVQKNEFAANVIDYNNNAAVRSVVTDGNLCSAGSAAKAGMDIPSSQWQKTELSAGTHTLRFRATAPHNPSYWRIYLTRPGFDSSLQRLHWSDLELINSHDDLPVVNGYFEMDINIPEGRSGTGILYVRWQRSDPAGEGFYNCSDIAFSSDGVTPPPTPSPDPDPLPGLVNVGTYVSTGHNIAEAGDKVRFRLFDGTGKEVVDEQIAITSSNADFNLWTTELALKVNDRNQGKAFIGIWHQEMNHLMYDEDNLFSNRIWASDAKHSASTSVIKADNVPTPSPTPDYEYKYPEGKGSYQPGSVVLGTDGEVYQCKPFPYSGWCNQSTLYYAPGTGLHWSEAWMKK, from the coding sequence ATGATAAAAACTTCTTTTGTCGGGGTGGCGTCGTTGGCCACTGCCGTGTTTTCCAGTATGGCTATCGGTCATGGCTGGACAGAATTTCCCAAAGCAAGACAGACTATCTGTGCTGATGATGGCGGTTACTGGGGTAATCAGGATGGCTCCACGATTCCCAATACAGCTTGTCGTGCTGCGTTTCTGGAGTCTGGGACATACCCTTTTGTTCAGAAGAATGAGTTTGCTGCCAATGTCATTGATTATAATAACAACGCAGCTGTCAGGTCGGTTGTGACAGATGGTAATCTTTGCAGTGCTGGCTCTGCCGCCAAAGCGGGCATGGATATTCCTTCCTCGCAATGGCAGAAGACTGAATTGTCTGCCGGTACACACACACTGAGATTCAGGGCAACTGCACCTCACAATCCCAGCTATTGGCGGATTTATCTGACCAGGCCCGGATTTGATTCTTCCTTACAAAGGTTGCACTGGTCCGATCTCGAATTGATCAACAGCCATGATGACCTGCCCGTAGTGAACGGGTATTTCGAGATGGATATCAATATTCCCGAAGGACGAAGCGGTACCGGTATTCTTTATGTGCGGTGGCAGCGATCTGATCCTGCGGGTGAAGGTTTCTATAACTGTTCTGACATTGCTTTCAGCAGTGATGGAGTGACACCCCCTCCAACGCCTTCGCCAGATCCGGATCCTTTACCCGGGCTGGTGAATGTTGGAACCTATGTGAGCACCGGGCACAATATTGCTGAAGCCGGTGATAAGGTCCGCTTTCGACTCTTTGACGGCACAGGTAAAGAAGTGGTGGATGAGCAGATTGCCATTACCAGCAGCAATGCCGACTTTAACCTTTGGACCACAGAGTTGGCACTGAAGGTGAATGATCGCAATCAGGGTAAAGCCTTCATTGGTATCTGGCATCAGGAGATGAATCATTTGATGTATGATGAAGACAACCTGTTCAGCAATCGTATCTGGGCTTCTGACGCTAAACACTCCGCATCCACTTCCGTCATAAAAGCGGATAACGTCCCCACACCCTCTCCGACTCCGGATTACGAATATAAGTATCCGGAAGGTAAAGGTAGCTATCAGCCTGGTTCAGTTGTCCTTGGCACAGATGGCGAGGTCTATCAGTGTAAGCCTTTCCCATACTCTGGTTGGTGTAATCAGTCTACTTTGTATTACGCTCCGGGAACCGGTTTGCACTGGTCCGAGGCCTGGATGAAAAAGTAA